A section of the Festucalex cinctus isolate MCC-2025b chromosome 7, RoL_Fcin_1.0, whole genome shotgun sequence genome encodes:
- the nbeal2 gene encoding neurobeachin-like protein 2 isoform X2, with amino-acid sequence MSNQELGGTMASKEKLYELWMLYYTKKDVSYLQQWLEAFVGSFERLIDVHSLEPRRLEECTGEVPLLPREVLVFLSTQLLQSAAHLSDSHDQSISIPHPVLLIKFFIIVCRNMENIDPEGTPSFVFDSIKLLNFCLHQIKNGEGDQSALQSVVYYGLVLWESVFDPYQTWRRRLAGEEVSSLERNKYKFSPLPLPEELTAVFHESLQDSEKIPELLTLRLVHLQGAVISGGKKNGLLAVTSHAVEDLFSVLQAWCCRSSHKPKDTSLPRLTLHCLTAMIHLLHFSSPSERQVEIKTILRSFFQLLNWNRPLSSEQQDRQNSEESLISLQSLMLNAVPEILQCSDRPALQAVFLNNNCFEHILRLIQNSKLFQSNRLRPKSECDLTTSLLTEVKVDQVLERRSDSITVHALGVLTAIMSNSPTAKETFKERIGYSQLFDVLKSQGPPTKRLLQELMNMAVEGEYAHAHHLGISNDQPLLLLLQWLPELHGHRELQLLVAQWLATVCGGSLSCRTVSVEAGMVGALLQVLSQPQHLDRQCTDALLGLLQDLGSLCLKPEELKSLLKLLRPDREDGAHPYCARIIQVLSAMAAREGRDSALQYFDLTPPMAGIMVPTVQRWSGSSFAFHAWLRLNVDFPLSPPLDFNKPAANLATASQQDMGKGPRRKQLYSFFTASGTGLEAFFTMEGVLVVAVCTKKDYMAVALPELPLADSRWHAVAIVHIQGRRPFGHNLVNIFIDGELSKTAQIRFPSLSEPFTSCCIGSAGNRTTTTTTSPNLPTSLSSAQSPEFAFPASAPSLIRSQSFPANFAGGRWGSLNDSTVQTISAGLQDTEWGTPSSLDGLLGTAFICHEPLQQSQTKALYAAGPNHVPLFKVDGELSDLNGKLVLYYTPQAFKSQICLDLSPNHQYDGRLTGHRVINWDIKDALNVVGGIGVLLPLLEQVCEEEQVSNGAQEISELLGPELTSSRGPAPLLLPLKSSEARLERNSIAAFLLMMKNMIRRHPVNQEGLLQCHGPSIIGAMLSKVPGTMMDMNVLIACRLLLDQVLTEGNGPLLQQFYQHLLFDFRIWTRSHFAVCHDHVQYISSVIHKGKQRLKRKYGVQYILDTIRTYYSTEKDGVCLCDDKQMIQTSLFALLKDFLRSPTAEELHSVLAYILSAGDEQQVVKALDVLYELLQSSPPREQVQAVLLEWGVEQLYSLLLNPSFGDQARDMVFRVLYKILKSERVSERNKQRLKLKDFGYLGLVFFLEDMPVTMTTVRRLYKQVLATDSNPNFRDLLAVVCLSHRADLAVRLDICRELFKLIYLNEDYVKQLAKQPGWQDVLTKLYVKESYESFAASSISGSTEPKFRHPLRRDQSLLIEDAHSGIFLNYGTSQEEDDDEEEEDGGQRDISEGYSDLSQSPPSGVGGHLKTFKSFDSADQESHSSSLSNSIVVDMASSRLDEEGRDYQPFSPYGTSPPFDLELGDMVTPSGSLTNTPSPLEYSKPFPPLRPRKSSSLSNVLDHASYGIDPPTADSISNTSNPQTPEEELCNLLTNIIFSVLWSGSGADGPEDVVWRERGQVFSVLTKLGSSCQLVRPPDDIKRSLLEMMLESSLSDLRDAQGVFLPFCPSLVRLLRLLQDFLFAEGTDNHSLWSEKIFEGVVNLLDKLQAWHSTPGSPCSTELKEMSQIGLRIITGYIQQQQSQVCVMAFVKLHSLLQTVLCLSWEEVCFLLGRIGAPLWPDKEAADINNTEHAEMFSQVVPVVRALLDQHADPVTVQQLLPSLPITNGSTTFAQDLKAYCHTLEWQSFYQQQVQPTMEQYELDTFGRSHDIMSNFWNSCFDDLMGTGFRRDKDRSDSKAKFQELIVDPYLKRVRSENGRYVSWQKQSSNQQGVVWQHWKALRRLLTSERAVWAKKNQPQVKWILSSAETYSKMRLKLVPNHHYDPHTEASAQRDNMGADSPRSEPLPLAVAKEAKVSDMEDDQLAEEDLSFLNNNVEAEDESQKEKLVLSEDCELITIVAKVPGRLEVTTHHLYFYDGSTEKEETEEGIGFDFKRPLSQLREVHLRRYNLRRSALELFFIDQAHYFINFKKKLRNKVYSRILGLRPPNLFYFGSRSPQELLKASGLTQKWVCREISNFEYLMQLNTIAGRTYNDLSQYPVFPWILCDYTSPVLDLEDPSVFRDLSKPVGVVNPRHAQAVKEKYESFEDPTGTIDKFHYGTHYSNAAGVMHYLIRMEPFTTLHIQLQSGRFDCADRQFHSVAAAWQARIESPADVKELIPEFFYFPEILQNMNGFDLGSLQISQDPVEDILLPPWASSREDFIRKHRKALESEHVSCHLHEWIDLIFGYKQRGEEAVKALNVFYYCTYEGAVDLDAIADETERKALEGIISNFGQTPCQLLKEPHPPRMSAANASRRQSRLDTVPVNIFEHLDKLRSFVEVVSDGIPLVQAVVPKNQNRSFIIHGSDILVTVSSSGLIGTHSWLPYDKNIDNYFTFTKDRSITNPKTQRFLGGPFSPGVEISAQVLVVSNDGRLLFSGGHWDCSLRVTQLGKGKLVGRICRHIDVVTCLALDLCGIYLISGSRDTSCIVWQVLQQGGFSSTLSPRPVQVLCGHDREVTCVAISTELDMAVSGSKDGTVIVHTVRRGQYLRTLRPPGEPCNISKLQVGMEGHVVVQTSRGEPSNTTKNLLDSIHVYSVNGCLLSSFNMEEQVCALHLVSAYIILGTMQGRLHIRHLCSLDAAVPPLALKVPLRSVFVTKESSHILVGLEDGKLIVVGAGKPEEVRSGHITRRLWGSTRRISQVSAGETEYNPAGEGAGK; translated from the exons AAAGATGTGAGCTATCTGCAGCAGTGGCTCGAGGCATTTGTGGGGTCCTTTGAAAGACTCATAGATGTTCACTCGCTCGAGCCCCGGAG GCTGGAGGAGTGCACCGGCGAGGTGCCCTTGCTCCCCAGGGAAGTCCTGGTCTTTCTCAGCACGCAGCTTTTGCAAAGTGCGGCGCACCTCTCAGACAGCCATGACCAGAGCATCAGCATTCCCCACCCCGTCCTCCTCATCAAGTTCTTCATCATCGTCTGCAG AAACATGGAGAACATCGACCCAGAGGGGACCcccagttttgtttttgactcAATAAAgcttttgaatttttgtctgcATCAG AtaaagaatggagaaggggaccAGTCAGCCCTGCAGTCTGTCGTGTATTACGGACTGGTGCTGTGGGAGAGTGTCTTTGACCCTTATCAGACGTGGAGGAGACGACTGGCAGG GGAGGAGGTGAGCTCGCTGGAGAGGAACAAGTACAAATTCTCTCCGCTGCCTCTGCCAGAGGAGCTGACCGCTGTCTTTCACG AAAGTCTGCAGGACAGTGAGAAGATCCCAGAACTTCTCACACTCAGGCTAGTCCATCTCCAGGGAGCCGTCATTAGCGGGGGCAAG AAGAATGGTCTCCTTGCTGTCACCTCTCATGCTGTGGAGGACCTCTTCTCCGTGTTGCAAGCTTGGTGTTGCCGGTCCTCCCATAAGCCGAAGGACACGTCGCTCCCTCGGCTGACTTTGCATTGCCTGACCGCCATGATCCACCTGCTGCATTTTAGCAGCCCCTCGGAGCGGCAAGTGGAAATCAAGACCATATTGCGGAGTTTCTTCCAGCTCCTGAACTGGAACCGCCCGCTGAGTAGCGAACAGCAAGACAGGCAGAACTCTGAGGAGAGCCTGATCTCGCTCCAGAGCCTGATGCTGA ACGCCGTACCTGAGATCCTGCAGTGTTCGGACCGGCCTGCCCTCCAGGCTGTCTTCCTGAACAACAACTGCTTTGAGCACATCCTCAGGCTCATACAGAACAGCAAG CTCTTTCAGAGCAACAGGCTTAGGCCGAAGAGTGAGTGTGACCTCACTACAAGTTTACTCACAGAGGTCAAAGTGGACCAG GTGCTGGAGCGACGCTCGGACAGCATCACAGTGCATGCGTTAGGGGTCCTTACAGCCATCATGAGTAACTCTCCCACTGCCAAG GAGACTTTCAAGGAGAGGATCGGCTACTCCCAACTCTTTGACGTGCTCAAGAGTCAAGGTCCGCCCACCAAAAGGCTGCTGCAGGAGCTGATGAACATG GCAGTGGAGGGCGAGTATGCCCACGCACATCACTTAGGCATTAGTAACGACCAGCCCCTGTTGTTGCTTCTGCAATGGCTCCCTGAGCTGCATGGCCATCGGGAGCTTCAGCTGCTGGTGGCGCAGTGGCTGGCTACCGTATGCGGCGGCTCTCTATCTTGTCGGACCGTGTCGGTGGAGGCGGGCATGGTGGGAGCTCTCCTGCAGGTGCTCTCGCAGCCGCAGCACTTGGACAGGCAGTGTACGGATGCCCTGCTGGGCCTCCTGCAGGACCTGGGCTCACTTTGCCTGAAGCCCGAGGAGCTGAAGAGCCTCCTCAAACTGCTCCGGCCGGATCGGGAAGACGGCGCGCACCCGTACTGCGCTCGCATCATCCAAGTCCTCTCGGCAATGGCGGCGCGAGAAGGTCGCGACAGCGCCTTGCAGTATTTTGATCTCACGCCCCCTATGGCGGGTATCATGGTGCCCACCGTCCAGCGATGGTCAGGCAGCAGCTTCGCCTTTCATGCCTGGCTCCGCCTCAACGTGGACTTCCCCCTTTCGCCTCCGTTAGACTTCAACAAACCCGCCGCCAACTTGGCCACCGCAAGTCAACAGGACATGGGAAAAGGACCTCGCAGGAAGCAGCTATACAG TTTCTTCACAGCTAGTGGAACAGGACTGGAAGCCTTTTTCACAATGGAGGGCGTGCTGGTCGTGGCTGTTTGCACTAAGAAGGATTACATGGCTGTCGCCTTGCCAGAACTCCCACTAGCTGACTCACGCTGG CATGCAGTAGCAATAGTCCACATTCAAGGCCGCCGTCCTTTTGGTCACAACCTGGTCAACATCTTCATCGATGGAGAGTTGTCCAAAACCGCTCAGATTCGCTTTCCATCCTTGAGTGAG CCTTTTACATCCTGCTGCATCGGCTCTGCAGGCAACCGGACCACTACCACCACAACCTCGCCTAATCTCCCCACATCCTTGTCTTCCGCCCAGTCCCCGGAATTTGCCTTTCCCGCCAGTGCGCCCTCCCTAATCCGCTCACAGTCCTTTCCAGCCAACTTTGCAGGGGGCCGATGGGGCTCTCTGAACGACTCTACGGTGCAGACCATCTCGGCGGGGCTGCAGGACACCGAGTGGGGAACGCCGTCTTCTCTGGATGGACTCCTGGGCACTGCCTTCATTTGCCATGAGCCTCTGCAGCAGAGCCAAACGAAAGCGCTATACGCTGCAG GCCCAAATCACGTGCCCTTATTCAAAGTGGATGGAGAGTTGTCCGATCTTAATGGCAAGCTTGTGCTCTACTACACTCCTCAG gcATTCAAGAGCCAAATATGTTTGGATTTGTCTCCGAATCATCAATATGATGGCCGGCTAACAGGACACAGAGTCATCAACTGGGATATTAAG GATGCCCTCAATGTGGTTGGGGGTATCGGGGTTTTACTGCCTCTCCTTGAGCAAGTGTGTGAGGAAGAGCAGGTGTCCAACGGCGCTCAGGAGATCTCCGAACTACTCGGACCAGAATTGACATCATCGCGAGGCCCGGCCCCCTTGCTGCTGCCACTCAAGTCTTCAG AAGCAAGACTGGAGAGAAACAGCATTGCGGCCTTCTTGCTGATGATGAAGAACATGATCCGCCGTCATCCTGTCAATCAGGAAGGCCTGCTGCAGTGCCACGGGCCTAGCATCATCGGAGCAATGCTCAGCAAA GTTCCAGGCACGATGATGGACATGAACGTGCTGATTGCATGTCGGCTGCTACTCGATCAGGTCTTGACTGAGGGGAATGGTCCACTTCTGCAGCAGTTCTACCAGCACCTGCTCTTTGATTTCCGCATCTGGACCAGAAGCCATTTTGCTGTTTGTCACG ATCACGTCCAGTACATCTCGTCTGTGATACACAAAGGAAAACAGCGCTTGAAGAGAAAATACGGAGTTCAGTACATTCTGGATACCATTCGCACTTACTACAG CACGGAGAAAGATGGCGTCTGTCTCTGTGACGATAAGCAGATGATTCAGACGTCTCTGTTTGCGTTGCTGAAGGACTTCCTCAGGTCTCCGACGGCCGAAGAGCTCCACAGCGTCCTCGCTTACATTCTGAGCgcaggagacgagcagcag GTGGTAAAGGCCCTGGATGTGCTGTATGAGCTTTTGCAGAGCAGCCCTCCTCGTGAGCAGGTGCAAGCTGTGCTGCTGGAGTGGGGAGTGGAGCAACTTTATAGTCTTCTTCTCAACCCAAGCTTTGGGGACCAGGCCAGGGATATGGTCTTTAGG GTGTTATACAAAATCCTGAAGAGCGAGCGCGTGTCAGAGCGCAACAAGCAGCGCCTCAAACTTAAGGACTTCGGCTATCTGGGCCTGGTATTTTTCCTTGAAGACATGCCCGTGACCATGACGACTGTGCGACGTCTGTACAAGCAGGTCCTTGCGACAG ACTCGAACCCTAACTTCAGAGACCTCCTTGCTGTGGTGTGTCTGTCCCACAGAGCTGACCTGGCAGTCCGCCTTGATATTTGTCGCGAG CTCTTTAAACTCATCTACCTCAACGAGGATTACGTGAAGCAGCTGGCCAAACAGCCCGGTTGGCAGGACGTTCTCACCAAGCTCTATGTGAAGGAGTCCTACGAGTCGTTCGCTGCCAGCAGCATCTCAGGATCCACCGAGCCAAAATTCCGGCATCCTTTGCGCAGAGACCAGAGTCTGCTCATAGAGGATGCACATTCAGGCATCTTCCTCAACTACGGCACCTCGCAagaggaggacgacgacgaggaagaggaggacggcGGCCAGCGAGACATCTCCGAAGGATATTCTGATTTATCTCAATCGCCGCCAAGTGGGGTGGGAGGCCATCTGAAGACCTTCAAGTCGTTCGATTCTGCTGATCAAGAAAGTCACTCGTCCTCCCTCTCCAATTCCATCGTGGTGGATATGGCCTCGTCTCGCCTGGATGAGGAAGGGAGAGATTACCAGCCCTTTTCCCCATATGGAACCTCGCCGCCTTTTGATTTGGAACTGGGAGACATGGTCACCCCGTCGGGTAGCCTCACAAACACGCCGTCCCCTCTGGAGTACAGCAAACCCTTTCCACCGCTGAGACCCAGGAAAAGCTCCAGTCTATCCAACGTTCTGGACCACGCCAGCTATGGGATAGACCCTCCCACCGCAGACAGCATCTCCAACACATCCAACCCACAG ACGCCAGAAGAGGAGCTCTGCAACCTGCTCACCAACATTATCTTCTCCGTGCTTTGGAGCGGCAGCGGGGCGGACGGGCCCGAAGATGTGGTCTGGAGAGAGAGGGGCCAGGTGTTTTCCGTTCTCACTAAACTGGGGTCCTCCTGCCAACTGGTCCGCCCGCCTGATGACATCAAACGCAG TCTGCTGGAGATGATGCTGGAATCGTCTTTGTCCGACCTGAGGGACGCCCAGGGAGTGTTCCTGCCTTTTTGTCCCAGCCTGGTGAGGCTCCTCAGGTTGCTGCAGGACTTCTTGTTTGCCGAGGGGACTGATAATCACTCACTATGGAGTGAAAAG ATCTTTGAGGGGGTGGTGAACCTGCTGGACAAGTTGCAGGCCTGGCACAGCACGCCTGGCAGCCCCTGCAGCACAGAACTGAAGGAGATGTCCCAGATCGGCCTACGCATCATCACCGGCTATATCCAACAGCAGCAGTCACAG GTGTGCGTGATGGCCTTCGTGAAGCTGCACAGCCTGCTGCAGACCGTGTTGTGTCTCAGCTGGGAGGAGGTCTGCTTCCTGCTGGGCCGCATTGGCGCCCCCTTGTGGCCGGACAAGGAAGCGGCGGACATCAACAACACCGAGCACGCGGAGATGTTCTCCCAAGTGGTCCCGGTGGTGCGAGCCCTCCTGGACCAGCACGCGGACCCCGTTACGGTTCAACAGCTGCTCCCTAGTCTGCCCATCACCAATGGCAGCACAACATTTGCGCAGGACCTGAAGGCCTACTGCCACACGCTGGAGTGGCAGAGCTTTTACCAGCAGCAG GTTCAGCCCACAATGGAGCAGTACGAGCTGGACACATTTGGGCGGAGTCACGACATCATGTCTAATTTCTGGAACTCCTGTTTCGATGACCTCATGGGTACCGGCTTCAGACGAGACAAAGACAGATCGGACAGCAAAGCAAAGTTTCAG GAATTGATCGTTGACCCCTACCTGAAGCGCGTTCGAAGTGAGAACGGGCGCTACGTCAGCTGGCAAAAGCAGAGCTCCAACCAGCAGGGGGTGGTGTGGCAGCACTGGAAGGCCCTGCGAAGGCTGTTGACCAGCGAGAGAGCAGTGTGGGCCAAGAA AAATCAGCCTCAGGTCAAGTGGATACTGTCCAGCGCAGAGACGTATTCAAAAATGCGCCTCAAACTGGTTCCCAACCATCATTACGATCCCCACACCGAGGCCAGTGCCCAGAGGGACAACATGG GAGCGGACAGTCCACGTTCCGAGCCGCTCCCTTTGGCTGTCGCCAAAGAAGCCAAAGTCAGCGATATGGAGGACGACCAGTTAGCGGAAGAGGATCTGAGTTTTCTAAATAACAA CGTGGAGGCCGAAGACGAGAGCCAAAAAGAAAAGCTGGTTTTATCCGAAGACTGTGAACTCATCACTATTGTAGCCAAGGTTCCCGGCCGCCTGGAGGTTACCACGCACCATCTTTACTTCTACGACGGCAGCACTGAGAAAGAGGAAACAGAGGAGG GAATTGGCTTCGACTTCAAGCGACCTCTTTCTCAGCTCCGAGAGGTCCATCTGAGGCGCTATAACCTGCGTCGTTCTGCGCTGGAGCTCTTCTTCATCGACCAGGCTCACTACTTCATCAACTTCAAAAAGAAG ttgcgtAATaaagtgtattcaaggatccTGGGGCTTCGCCCTCCTAATCTGTTTTACTTTGGATCTCGGTCACCCCAAGAGCTGCTGAAAGCATCAGGCCTCACACAG AAATGGGTCTGCAGGGAAATCTCTAATTTTGAATATTTGATGCAACTCAACACCATCGCTGGGCGCACTTACAATGACCTATCGCAATATCCTGTG TTCCCCTGGATACTCTGCGATTACACCTCCCCTGTTCTGGATCTGGAGGACCCGTCAGTTTTTCGGGATTTGTCCAAACCTGTCGGCGTGGTCAACCCTCGCCACGCACAGGCAGTCAAAGagaa GTATGAAAGTTTTGAGGACCCGACGGGCACCATCGACAAATTCCACTATGGCACACACTACTCCAACGCAGCGGGAGTCATGCACTACCTGATCCGAATGGAGCCGTTTACCACGCTGCACATTCAACTGCAGAGCGGCAG GTTCGACTGCGCCGACCGACAGTTCCACTCAGTGGCAGCGGCCTGGCAAGCTCGCATCGAAAGCCCGGCTGATGTGAAGGAGCTCATCCCGGAGTTCTTCTACTTCCCGGAAATCCTGCAGAACATGAATG GCTTCGATCTGGGATCCTTGCAGATTTCGCAGGATCCAGTGGAGGACATCCTGCTGCCCCCCTGGGCCTCGTCGAGGGAAGACTTCATCCGAAAGCATAGGAAAGCTCTG GAAAGTGAGCACGTGTCATGTCATCTGCACGAGTGGATTGACCTGATCTTTGGCTACAAGCAGAGAGGGGAAGAAGCTGTGAAAGCCCTCAACGTCTTCTACTACTGCACCTATGAAG GCGCTGTCGATCTGGACGCCATTGCCGATGAGACGGAGCGCAAGGCACTTGAAGGCATCATAAGCAACTTTGGACAAACGCCCTGCCAACTACTGAAG GAGCCACACCCACCGCGTATGTCAGCGGCAAATGCTTCAAGGCGGCAGTCCCGCCTGGACACTGTGCCCGTTAACATCTTCGAGCACCTGGATAAGCTCCGCTCGTTTGTGGAG GTGGTGAGTGATGGCATCCCTCTGGTCCAAGCGGTCGTACCAAAGAACCAGAATCGGTCCTTCATCATCCATGGCTCAGATATACTG GTGACAGTGAGCTCCAGTGGCTTGATCGGAACACACAGCTGGCTGCCATACGACAAGAACATCGACAACTATTTCACCTTCACCAAGGACCGAAGCATTACGAATCCCAA GACACAACGTTTTCTTGGCGGACCCTTCTCACCCGGCGTGGAGATCAGCGCTCAGGTGCTGGTGGTGTCCAATGACGGACGTCTGCTGTTTAGTGGAGGACACTGGGACTGCAGTCTGCGGGTCACCCAGCTGGGCAAAGGCAAGCTGGTGGGCAGGATCTGCCGGCACATTG ATGTCGTCACGTGCTTGGCTCTGGATCTGTGTGGCATCTACCTCATCTCTGGCTCAAGGGACACGTCCTGTATCGTGTGGCAGGTTCTACAgcag GGCGGCTTCTCCAGCACGTTGTCTCCTCGGCCCGTTCAGGTGCTATGTGGCCACGACCGGGAGGTCACCTGTGTGGCCATCAGCACCGAATTGGACATGGCTGTCTCAGGGTCAAAG GACGGGACGGTGATCGTGCACACGGTCAGACGAGGCCAGTACCTGAGGACATTAAGGCCTCCAGGCGAGCCCTGTAACATCTCCAAGCTGCAGGTGGGCATGGAGGGCCACGTGGTGGTGCAGACGTCGAGGGGGGAGCCATCCAATACCACGAAG AACTTATTGGACTCCATCCATGTTTACTCGGTCAATGGCTGccttttgtcttccttcaacatGGAGGAGCAAGTGTGCGCTCTCCACTTGGTGTCTGCATACATCATCCTGGGCACCATGCAGGGCAGACTCCACATCCGTCACCTGTGCAG cctgGATGCCGCTGTCCCACCCTTGGCCTTGAAAGTCCCCCTGAGGAGCGTGTTTGTTACCAAAGAGAGCAGCCACATCCTGGTGGGCCTGGAAGACGGGAAGTTGATAGTGGTGGGGGCGGGAAAGCCGGAGGAG GTTCGCTCAGGACACATCACCCGCCGCCTGTGGGGCTCCACTCGCCGCATCTCTCAGGTGTCGGCAGGCGAGACCGAATACAACCCGGCCGGCGAGGGTGCCGGCAAATGA